In Balneola sp., one genomic interval encodes:
- a CDS encoding large conductance mechanosensitive channel protein MscL — MKDLIQEFKKFVSRGNVIELAVGLIMATYFGAIVKSFVNDIIMPPVGYFIAGVDFANLKLTIAERTLEDGTLQAITINYGAFINTIITFLITSAAIFMVVKAYNQFMKKEEEKPAPKPVEPSKEEVLLTEIRDLLKK; from the coding sequence ATGAAAGATTTGATACAAGAGTTTAAGAAGTTTGTCTCTCGAGGAAATGTCATAGAACTTGCGGTGGGGCTTATCATGGCTACCTACTTTGGTGCTATCGTGAAGTCATTTGTGAATGACATCATCATGCCTCCCGTAGGATATTTTATAGCCGGAGTAGATTTTGCAAATCTCAAACTCACCATTGCCGAGCGCACACTGGAAGATGGAACACTTCAAGCAATTACCATCAATTACGGGGCTTTTATTAATACCATTATCACCTTTTTAATTACTTCTGCAGCAATCTTTATGGTGGTGAAGGCTTACAATCAATTTATGAAAAAAGAAGAAGAGAAGCCGGCCCCTAAGCCTGTTGAGCCTTCAAAAGAAGAAGTGTTATTGACTGAGATTCGTGATTTGTTGAAGAAGTGA
- a CDS encoding serine hydrolase, producing MRISTLLIAMTMIAAVACTTTKTERIVDSQTGNRIDKALQSFVDSNRVAGASALIYEDGEEVYFGAFGHADRREDIPMSRESIAVIFSMTKPITGTALMQQYEQGKFELDDPLSDYLPEFRDVKVFEGMDDEGNPILLEPKRPLTVRDITRHTSGFANDGNHLYIGRLLQDAQPLNRENTLKEFAEKQASLPLEFHPGEEWYYGPSVDVQARLVEVLSGETFQDYVRENVLDPLGMNETRYFVPEEDRDRMSSLFQRNQEGELEQIPDIAAHSMYTQKWPLTPGGWGLASTLDDYMTFTQMLVNEGTLDGVQILKPETVKLMATNQLSEEVTERLWLPSKGQVGFGIDFAVRVAPPQSAEENMGTVGEFFWDGAASTLFWVDPVNELTAVLFVQVFPFAGTIHKDFRDAVYGPYQPTEN from the coding sequence ATGCGGATTTCAACTCTATTAATTGCAATGACGATGATTGCAGCTGTAGCCTGTACTACTACCAAAACTGAAAGAATTGTTGATTCACAGACTGGTAATAGAATTGACAAAGCTCTTCAAAGTTTTGTGGATTCAAACCGTGTAGCAGGTGCTTCTGCTCTTATATATGAAGATGGGGAAGAGGTTTACTTTGGGGCTTTTGGCCATGCAGACCGAAGAGAAGACATCCCGATGAGCCGGGAATCCATAGCGGTTATCTTTTCAATGACAAAACCTATCACCGGCACGGCATTGATGCAGCAATATGAGCAGGGCAAATTTGAGTTGGATGATCCGCTTTCTGATTACCTGCCGGAATTTAGAGACGTAAAGGTTTTTGAAGGCATGGACGATGAAGGCAATCCTATTTTGCTTGAGCCCAAAAGGCCTTTAACCGTTCGGGATATAACACGGCATACTTCTGGTTTCGCCAACGATGGAAATCACTTATATATTGGCCGATTGTTACAGGATGCTCAGCCACTAAATCGGGAAAATACGCTTAAAGAATTTGCTGAAAAACAGGCTTCACTGCCTTTGGAATTCCACCCCGGCGAAGAGTGGTACTATGGCCCTTCGGTTGATGTGCAGGCCAGACTCGTTGAAGTTCTCTCCGGCGAAACTTTTCAAGACTATGTTCGGGAAAATGTATTGGATCCTTTGGGAATGAATGAGACGCGCTATTTTGTCCCCGAAGAAGATCGTGATCGGATGTCTTCTCTTTTCCAGCGAAATCAGGAAGGGGAGCTGGAACAAATTCCTGATATTGCTGCCCACTCGATGTATACCCAAAAGTGGCCGCTTACACCGGGTGGCTGGGGACTGGCTTCAACACTTGATGATTACATGACCTTCACCCAAATGCTGGTAAATGAAGGTACTCTGGACGGAGTGCAAATTCTGAAACCGGAAACGGTTAAACTCATGGCAACCAATCAGCTTTCTGAAGAGGTGACTGAGCGGCTTTGGCTGCCAAGCAAAGGGCAGGTTGGCTTCGGGATTGATTTTGCCGTACGGGTTGCTCCACCACAATCGGCTGAAGAAAATATGGGAACCGTCGGGGAGTTTTTCTGGGATGGAGCAGCTTCTACTTTATTTTGGGTAGATCCGGTTAATGAGTTGACGGCAGTGCTTTTCGTTCAAGTTTTTCCATTTGCAGGAACCATTCATAAGGATTTTCGAGATGCTGTTTATGGACCTTATCAACCGACTGAAAACTAA
- a CDS encoding oligopeptide transporter, OPT family, producing the protein MSKKEFTPFVSADDDLPQITVKAVILGFLLSAILAGANAYLGLKVGMTVSASIPAAVISMAVLRLFKESNILENNIVQTAASAGESLAAGVIFTLPALILLKYWLDFPFLETAAIAMFGGILGVLFTIPLRRALIVESDLQFPEGVATGEVLKAGTEGGAGIKTIIQAGIAAALFKLSQTGLKIFAGSVGGSVKAGKSIFGFGSDLSVALLAVGYIVGLNIAVLIFAGGLISWLFGIPIYMAVTSPEEISAIVGAAEGYDAALAIWSQKIRYLGVGAMVVGGVWALISLAKPLVDGIKSSMAAVKELNSDGGGNIPRTEMDTPINIVIWGIIGLAIPIFIVFMFVIDIEHLAVSSGAYWTAITFGVVFSLFAGFLFSSVAGYMAGLVGSSNNPISGVTIATVLATSLCLLAILGGQVDFTADMDKATTAAAAAIIVGAMIACAAALAGDNLQDLKAGQIVGATPYKQQIMQVVGVVAAALVIAPILSLLFNAYGLGGVFPREGMNPAEMLTAPQATLMQSVAEGVFAQNLEWGMIIIGGLIAVAIIILDEVLKRKESEFRTPVLAVAVGIYLPVELSVPIFLGGMIAWGAAKVVRNRAIASGESPEEAETGAERKGLLFSSGLITGEALIGIVLAIPFALFESTDALRIMPEGLAWLTNLLGVGAVICFMIWLYKVAVNKD; encoded by the coding sequence ATGAGTAAGAAAGAGTTCACCCCCTTTGTTTCTGCAGATGACGATCTGCCACAAATCACCGTAAAAGCTGTAATACTTGGCTTTTTGTTATCCGCAATTCTGGCCGGTGCCAATGCCTATTTGGGGCTTAAAGTTGGGATGACGGTTTCAGCCTCAATTCCGGCTGCAGTTATTTCTATGGCGGTTTTAAGGTTGTTCAAAGAATCCAATATTTTGGAAAACAACATTGTTCAGACGGCAGCCTCTGCCGGGGAATCACTGGCGGCAGGAGTGATATTTACCCTTCCGGCGCTGATTCTACTTAAATACTGGCTCGACTTTCCTTTTTTGGAAACGGCCGCTATTGCTATGTTTGGAGGGATTTTAGGAGTGCTATTTACCATCCCACTTCGGCGGGCTTTAATTGTAGAAAGTGATCTTCAGTTTCCGGAAGGTGTAGCTACCGGTGAGGTTTTGAAAGCCGGGACAGAAGGTGGAGCAGGAATAAAGACGATTATTCAAGCCGGTATTGCGGCGGCTTTGTTTAAACTCAGTCAAACAGGTTTAAAGATTTTTGCGGGTTCTGTTGGCGGTTCGGTAAAAGCCGGAAAGTCCATCTTTGGTTTTGGGAGTGATTTATCGGTGGCCCTGCTGGCGGTCGGGTATATCGTAGGGTTGAATATTGCGGTGCTTATTTTTGCCGGGGGATTGATTTCCTGGCTGTTCGGAATCCCGATCTATATGGCGGTTACAAGTCCGGAAGAGATATCGGCTATTGTGGGGGCTGCGGAAGGATACGATGCCGCCTTGGCGATCTGGAGTCAAAAAATCCGTTACCTCGGTGTTGGCGCTATGGTTGTTGGTGGAGTCTGGGCACTCATTTCTTTGGCAAAACCACTGGTTGATGGTATCAAGTCGTCCATGGCAGCTGTAAAAGAGTTAAATAGTGATGGAGGTGGAAACATCCCAAGAACAGAAATGGATACTCCTATTAACATTGTGATTTGGGGTATTATTGGCCTGGCCATTCCCATCTTCATTGTGTTTATGTTTGTGATTGATATTGAACACCTGGCGGTGAGCAGCGGCGCTTACTGGACGGCCATCACATTTGGAGTGGTCTTTTCATTATTTGCAGGATTTCTATTCTCGTCAGTTGCCGGATATATGGCTGGTTTGGTGGGGTCATCCAATAATCCGATTTCCGGAGTTACCATAGCTACCGTATTGGCCACTTCATTATGCTTGCTGGCTATTCTTGGCGGACAGGTCGATTTTACCGCCGATATGGACAAAGCAACTACTGCCGCCGCTGCAGCCATTATTGTGGGAGCGATGATTGCTTGTGCCGCTGCTTTAGCTGGAGATAATCTTCAGGATTTAAAGGCCGGACAAATAGTAGGAGCTACTCCTTACAAACAACAGATTATGCAGGTAGTTGGTGTAGTTGCTGCCGCTTTGGTAATCGCCCCGATTTTGAGTTTACTTTTCAATGCCTATGGTCTTGGAGGCGTATTTCCCCGCGAAGGGATGAACCCAGCAGAAATGCTGACCGCTCCACAAGCTACGTTGATGCAGTCTGTAGCTGAGGGTGTTTTTGCCCAAAATCTGGAATGGGGTATGATCATCATCGGGGGCTTAATTGCCGTAGCTATCATTATACTGGATGAAGTGTTGAAACGTAAAGAATCTGAATTCAGAACTCCTGTGCTTGCCGTTGCTGTGGGTATCTACTTACCCGTTGAGCTTTCAGTCCCTATTTTCTTAGGCGGGATGATTGCATGGGGAGCTGCAAAAGTTGTTCGAAATAGAGCAATTGCAAGCGGTGAAAGCCCGGAAGAAGCAGAAACCGGAGCCGAGCGTAAAGGCTTACTGTTTTCTTCAGGATTGATAACCGGTGAAGCACTGATCGGTATTGTACTTGCCATTCCATTTGCACTATTTGAAAGCACGGATGCGTTGCGAATTATGCCGGAAGGTTTAGCATGGCTCACAAATCTACTTGGAGTTGGTGCCGTAATCTGTTTCATGATATGGCTTTATAAAGTCGCCGTAAATAAGGATTAA
- a CDS encoding cellulase, whose translation MEKVKGFLILAFLGIYSGLAVAQTPLPKVNQLGYYPDLPKISVTPEIEASVFYIKEATSGEVRFTGELEEGGLNIPSGEEIKIADFSDFKEPGTYVLEVEGGATSHEFVIGNEVFENVTDAVLKAYYFMRASTPLDEEFAGKWARAEGHPDQNIMIHASAATESRPEGVIFSSPKGWYDAGDYNKYVVNSGISTYTLLFSFEQFPDYFKKQRLNIPESGNHIPDILDEALWNLRWLITMQDPEDGGVYHKLTTANFEGAVMPENANSQRYAVMKNTPATLDFAAMMAQAARVYKDYEPAFADSALTAAKKAWLWAEKNPDVLYRQNSMNQQYEPDIVTGAYGDRNASDEKFWAGAELYITTGDKSYYSESGWKSEQFSIPDWNDVRALGLYSLVHHSKNSDLNLNQKGLIEKLMEMVDTHVSASETAPYRSPFGHDDSYFMWGSNGHAGNVGMAILQAYQITGDEKYYDAALHVADYLLGVNPTGYSYITGYGDKRVMNIHHRPSEADGIEEPVPGLVSGGPNPRNMNQDCGEEMYPSKLPALAFLDNWCSYSTNEITINWNAPAVFLFSGLEALRPED comes from the coding sequence ATGGAAAAGGTTAAAGGTTTTCTGATACTGGCATTCTTAGGAATCTACTCAGGATTAGCAGTTGCACAAACTCCACTCCCTAAAGTCAATCAGCTTGGATACTATCCGGATCTCCCTAAAATATCCGTAACTCCGGAAATTGAAGCCTCGGTTTTTTACATAAAAGAAGCAACAAGTGGAGAAGTCAGGTTTACGGGTGAGCTGGAAGAAGGCGGGTTAAATATACCATCAGGGGAAGAGATCAAGATTGCTGATTTTTCAGATTTCAAAGAGCCCGGTACATATGTTCTTGAGGTTGAAGGCGGAGCGACTTCCCATGAATTTGTGATTGGCAACGAAGTATTTGAAAATGTTACCGATGCGGTGCTTAAAGCCTACTATTTCATGCGGGCTTCTACGCCACTTGATGAAGAGTTTGCTGGTAAATGGGCACGCGCGGAAGGTCACCCGGATCAGAACATAATGATCCATGCGTCAGCTGCAACCGAGAGCCGTCCCGAAGGCGTCATATTTTCATCTCCTAAGGGATGGTATGATGCTGGTGACTACAACAAGTATGTGGTTAACTCGGGGATCAGTACTTATACGTTGCTGTTTTCTTTTGAACAGTTTCCAGACTATTTCAAAAAACAGAGACTTAATATTCCTGAAAGCGGAAATCACATTCCTGACATTTTGGATGAGGCACTTTGGAATCTTCGCTGGCTGATAACGATGCAGGATCCGGAAGACGGAGGGGTATATCATAAGCTTACCACGGCAAATTTTGAGGGAGCCGTAATGCCGGAAAACGCTAATAGTCAGCGTTACGCGGTAATGAAAAACACTCCTGCCACACTCGACTTTGCAGCGATGATGGCTCAGGCTGCAAGGGTATACAAAGATTATGAACCGGCTTTTGCAGACTCGGCATTAACTGCAGCAAAAAAAGCGTGGCTGTGGGCTGAGAAAAATCCCGATGTTCTTTACAGGCAAAATAGTATGAACCAACAATATGAACCAGATATTGTTACTGGAGCTTATGGAGACAGAAATGCTTCTGATGAGAAATTTTGGGCTGGCGCTGAGCTGTATATTACTACCGGAGATAAATCATACTACTCTGAATCGGGGTGGAAGTCTGAGCAATTCTCAATCCCGGATTGGAATGATGTTCGGGCATTAGGTCTCTATTCTCTTGTTCACCATTCAAAAAACTCCGATTTAAATCTGAATCAAAAGGGGTTGATTGAGAAATTAATGGAAATGGTTGATACTCATGTATCAGCTTCGGAAACGGCCCCATATCGCTCACCTTTTGGTCATGATGATAGTTACTTCATGTGGGGATCTAACGGTCATGCAGGAAATGTGGGAATGGCTATTCTTCAAGCTTATCAAATAACCGGAGATGAAAAATATTATGACGCAGCTCTTCATGTTGCGGATTATTTGCTGGGGGTTAATCCTACTGGTTACAGCTACATTACAGGCTACGGTGATAAACGGGTGATGAATATCCATCACCGGCCCTCTGAGGCTGATGGAATAGAAGAACCGGTACCGGGCTTGGTTTCAGGTGGACCTAATCCACGGAATATGAATCAGGATTGTGGGGAGGAGATGTATCCAAGCAAACTGCCGGCGCTGGCCTTTTTAGATAACTGGTGCAGTTATTCTACTAATGAAATTACCATAAACTGGAATGCTCCGGCGGTTTTTCTATTTAGTGGGCTGGAGGCTTTAAGGCCAGAAGATTAA
- a CDS encoding glutamate racemase, which produces MQDLKNAPIGIFDSGIGGLTVAKAVIDALPNEDIIYFGDTARVPYGIKSEETVRAYALQITNFLLKRGVKMILIACNTVSASAKEEIIQAAGDIPVLDVITAGTKNAVSLPNHKHVGVIGTLGTVNSQAYVKSIHAYDPTIKVTQQACPILVPLAEEGWIDNEVAIQTLHHYLDDFDDSGIQSLILGCTHYPLFKDVIPKVLKNGNIEIIDSAESIAESAKVKLDGLGILNEDGGDFQCFVSDRPQRFHELAERFLGRTLNSVEVVSLDK; this is translated from the coding sequence TTGCAAGATTTAAAGAACGCACCCATTGGGATTTTTGATTCAGGTATTGGCGGACTTACCGTAGCCAAAGCTGTGATTGATGCCCTCCCCAACGAAGATATTATTTATTTCGGAGACACCGCACGGGTTCCCTATGGAATAAAATCAGAGGAAACGGTGCGTGCTTACGCGCTTCAAATCACCAATTTTTTATTAAAGCGCGGCGTGAAAATGATTCTCATTGCCTGCAATACCGTATCGGCGTCCGCCAAAGAAGAAATCATTCAGGCCGCTGGGGATATTCCGGTTTTAGATGTAATTACTGCAGGAACTAAAAACGCTGTTTCTCTGCCAAACCATAAGCATGTTGGAGTTATTGGAACCCTGGGAACAGTGAATTCCCAAGCTTATGTAAAATCAATTCATGCGTATGATCCAACCATAAAAGTTACCCAGCAGGCTTGCCCTATTTTAGTGCCTTTAGCTGAGGAAGGATGGATTGATAATGAAGTGGCCATTCAAACCCTACACCATTATCTGGATGATTTTGATGACAGCGGAATTCAATCTCTTATTTTGGGATGTACACACTATCCCCTTTTTAAAGATGTGATTCCAAAAGTTCTTAAAAATGGAAATATCGAAATCATTGACTCAGCTGAATCCATTGCAGAATCGGCGAAAGTAAAACTGGATGGTTTAGGAATCTTAAACGAAGACGGCGGCGATTTCCAATGTTTTGTAAGTGATAGACCCCAGCGTTTTCATGAACTGGCAGAACGGTTTTTAGGAAGGACTCTGAACAGTGTTGAGGTTGTCTCTCTAGATAAATAG
- a CDS encoding TonB-dependent receptor: MNNKTILFFLFLLFTSTQLFAQQEPDTLKGDLGEVVVTGYEGNRSVMETPGAITNVDAALVGGFDEGSLLYGLNTVPGVRIEQRAPGSYRVAIRGSSLRAPFGVRNVKVYWNGIPFTEPSGSTPLNLLDVINMQEVEVIRGPAGSIYGAGNGGALLLESRQSNQNEVGAGSMFGSYGLQRYSAYAQNQFEGGNLRFNYSNQQSDGYRDQSFFNRQTAELSGRFQLSDKQILKTSFLYSDLYYGIPGGLNLDQYQNDPSQARPGNPFVLGSVASNASIDQQAFLAGISHDVQISDDISNLTTLYGTFSAFENPFNLDYKKDSRKSGGGRTRFYFDTDIGEVRTRFTVGGEFQAANYAARNFENDTSEVGPLNFDDEIKIQSSLVFVNTEIDLPNDFYLTAGVSYNRLEYSLNRLVTNLPGDTTGLAEKTFDPEIIPRIGLLKKISPALSLHGSISYGFSPPTIEEFRTNEGSIALNLEAEQGTNFEVGARGSFVDARFTYDLTTFYFKLDETIVQQQSDRNSTVIFRNAGATDQYGVELATKWAVIQNPENFLQQLDWNLSYTYHNFEFKNYINDGNDYSGNKLTGVAPHTIVSTLRAKTELGFYGNLSYNFTDEIPLNDANTVYSNPYHLVQTKVGFKKEFIENWTLDLFVGIDNLLDEKYSLGNDLNAFGDRFYQPAAPRNWFGGVKVNYRF; the protein is encoded by the coding sequence ATGAACAACAAAACAATACTATTTTTTCTATTTCTCTTATTCACATCAACCCAGCTTTTTGCCCAGCAGGAACCGGACACTCTGAAGGGTGATCTCGGTGAGGTTGTGGTTACCGGCTATGAAGGCAACCGAAGCGTCATGGAAACGCCCGGCGCCATAACGAATGTAGATGCCGCACTGGTTGGTGGATTTGATGAAGGCTCTCTACTCTACGGATTGAATACTGTTCCCGGCGTTCGGATTGAGCAGCGTGCTCCCGGAAGTTATCGGGTGGCGATAAGGGGGAGCTCGCTTCGTGCGCCGTTTGGAGTGCGAAATGTGAAGGTTTACTGGAATGGAATTCCTTTTACAGAACCATCCGGAAGTACTCCTCTTAATCTGCTGGATGTGATAAACATGCAGGAAGTAGAAGTGATCCGTGGTCCGGCAGGAAGTATTTATGGGGCTGGAAACGGTGGAGCTCTTTTACTGGAAAGCCGCCAGTCCAATCAAAATGAAGTGGGAGCGGGGTCGATGTTTGGTTCATATGGCTTGCAGAGATACTCGGCATACGCTCAAAATCAGTTTGAAGGAGGAAATCTCAGGTTCAATTACTCAAATCAGCAATCAGATGGCTACAGGGATCAATCCTTTTTCAATCGGCAAACAGCAGAGCTTTCGGGGCGATTTCAGCTGAGTGATAAGCAGATTCTAAAAACCAGTTTTTTGTATTCAGATTTGTACTACGGAATTCCGGGAGGATTAAATCTGGATCAGTATCAAAATGACCCAAGTCAGGCCCGGCCCGGAAACCCATTTGTGCTTGGAAGTGTAGCATCGAATGCGAGCATTGACCAACAGGCTTTTCTTGCCGGAATTTCTCATGATGTACAGATATCGGATGATATTTCTAATCTGACTACCCTATATGGTACGTTTAGTGCTTTCGAGAATCCGTTCAACTTGGATTACAAAAAAGACAGCCGAAAATCAGGAGGAGGGCGAACCCGCTTTTACTTTGACACTGATATTGGAGAAGTAAGAACCCGCTTTACGGTCGGGGGTGAATTTCAGGCCGCAAATTACGCAGCCCGAAACTTTGAGAATGATACCAGTGAAGTAGGTCCGCTTAACTTTGATGATGAAATTAAGATTCAGTCATCACTGGTTTTTGTGAATACTGAAATTGATTTGCCTAACGATTTTTATTTGACAGCAGGTGTTAGCTATAACCGACTGGAATATAGTCTGAATCGGTTGGTAACTAATCTTCCCGGAGATACAACCGGCCTTGCCGAGAAAACTTTTGATCCCGAGATTATTCCAAGAATTGGGTTGCTCAAAAAAATATCTCCGGCGCTATCTCTACATGGCAGTATCAGTTACGGGTTTTCACCGCCAACTATTGAAGAATTCAGAACCAATGAGGGAAGTATAGCCCTGAACCTGGAAGCTGAACAAGGAACGAATTTTGAAGTTGGTGCAAGAGGTTCTTTCGTTGATGCAAGGTTCACCTACGATCTGACCACCTTCTACTTCAAGCTGGATGAAACGATTGTGCAGCAGCAATCCGATCGGAATTCGACGGTCATTTTCAGGAATGCAGGAGCCACAGATCAATACGGAGTTGAGTTGGCCACGAAATGGGCAGTCATTCAAAACCCTGAGAACTTTCTTCAACAGCTGGATTGGAACCTCTCATATACCTACCACAACTTCGAGTTTAAGAATTACATAAACGATGGGAACGACTACTCAGGGAACAAACTAACGGGCGTTGCTCCTCATACGATTGTTTCGACATTAAGGGCTAAAACAGAGCTCGGGTTTTACGGGAATCTGTCCTATAATTTCACCGATGAAATTCCTTTGAATGATGCGAATACCGTGTATTCAAATCCATACCATTTAGTTCAAACCAAAGTTGGTTTCAAAAAAGAATTCATTGAAAATTGGACACTCGACCTCTTTGTAGGCATCGATAATTTGCTGGATGAAAAGTACAGTCTCGGGAATGACTTGAATGCGTTTGGAGATCGATTCTATCAGCCGGCAGCGCCAAGAAACTGGTTTGGCGGGGTGAAGGTTAATTATAGATTTTAA
- the asd gene encoding aspartate-semialdehyde dehydrogenase: MKVGILGATGAVGQKFIRLLQGHPWFEIEALGASERSAGKKYKDAANWIEDVVLPNYVKEMTVQNCEPSAFSNVDFVFSGLDSSVAGEIEKAFAEAGIPVISNAKNFRQDPTVPLLIPEINPDHTDLIKTQTFTEDGSGWIVTNPNCVAVPLSLALKPLYDTFGIEALILTTLQAVSGAGYPGVASLDILGNVVPFISGEEPKVGPETRKLLSSLSDGSLTLPEFDVQATATRVPTINGHMISATVKLENPPADLSELNEAYDNYKNPIGELDLPFSPKALYNVHDNDYYPQPRLHADAENGMQLHIGRLRKAEVFDVSFVAMAHNTIRGAAGGAILNAELLTKKGFLK, encoded by the coding sequence ATGAAAGTTGGAATTCTTGGCGCTACCGGTGCTGTTGGACAAAAATTTATCCGTTTATTGCAGGGACACCCCTGGTTTGAAATTGAAGCCCTTGGTGCTTCAGAACGTTCTGCCGGCAAAAAATATAAAGACGCGGCCAACTGGATCGAAGATGTCGTACTTCCTAATTATGTAAAGGAAATGACGGTTCAAAATTGTGAGCCATCAGCCTTTTCAAATGTAGACTTTGTGTTTTCAGGATTAGATTCATCAGTAGCCGGAGAAATTGAAAAAGCATTTGCAGAGGCAGGAATACCGGTTATCTCCAATGCCAAAAATTTCAGGCAGGATCCTACTGTTCCCTTATTGATTCCTGAAATCAACCCGGATCATACCGACCTTATCAAAACCCAGACCTTTACTGAAGATGGCAGCGGCTGGATTGTTACAAACCCAAATTGTGTAGCAGTTCCATTGTCCCTGGCTTTGAAGCCACTGTATGATACCTTTGGAATCGAAGCATTGATTTTGACCACGCTTCAGGCTGTATCCGGAGCAGGCTATCCCGGTGTTGCCAGTCTTGATATTTTAGGAAATGTGGTTCCTTTTATTTCCGGGGAAGAGCCTAAAGTAGGACCTGAAACTCGCAAACTATTGAGCTCTCTGTCAGATGGCAGCCTTACACTACCTGAGTTCGATGTACAGGCCACGGCAACACGCGTGCCTACCATCAACGGACATATGATTTCGGCAACCGTTAAGCTCGAAAATCCACCGGCTGACCTGAGTGAACTTAATGAAGCCTATGACAACTATAAAAACCCGATTGGTGAATTAGACCTCCCGTTTTCACCAAAGGCGTTATATAACGTTCATGATAACGACTATTACCCTCAGCCTCGTCTTCATGCCGATGCTGAAAATGGAATGCAGTTACATATCGGTCGTTTGAGAAAAGCCGAAGTTTTTGATGTAAGCTTTGTAGCGATGGCGCATAACACCATTCGCGGTGCTGCCGGCGGTGCAATCTTGAACGCGGAATTACTGACGAAGAAAGGGTTCTTGAAATAG
- a CDS encoding MFS transporter, with product MKFIYGKIEEKAPQFYAWLVLALLMLIYISSFVDRQVVAVLGTAIRDDLGLSNTQIGLLYGPAFSLIYAICGMFMGWFADQFSRKRIILIGLLIWSLMTVASGFASSFVFLITARFFVGVSQSALSPAVYSLLADYFPHEKRARVFSLYASGIFVGVGLSFLIGGSVAELYDWRVAMKTVGWPGVLLFVIGFLLIREPVRKSDKGGRKSADFFKVLKYILQKKTVRYHLAGFSLLALSGYTILAFIGTVLNDTFEMPSLISQYGWFMFATGLSVNASGWLADFFAKKGGPEKRFVMGIVAALGGLPLYYFGLMTESAIVAFFLIGIANVISSSYNGVAAALIQYFVKSDMRGMAGAAYLFVVSIVGFGIGPPITGWMIDHVFTGVYGPSKALLLVFTVCGILATFFFLKAMQHYSEDAIKE from the coding sequence ATGAAATTCATCTACGGAAAGATCGAAGAAAAAGCACCTCAGTTCTATGCCTGGCTGGTATTGGCACTGTTGATGCTGATCTACATCTCCAGCTTTGTGGATCGGCAGGTTGTGGCGGTTCTGGGAACGGCGATCAGGGATGATCTAGGTTTATCTAACACACAAATCGGTCTGCTGTATGGACCGGCTTTCTCTCTGATCTACGCTATCTGCGGAATGTTTATGGGGTGGTTTGCGGATCAGTTTTCCCGAAAGCGCATTATCTTAATCGGCTTGTTGATCTGGAGCCTGATGACTGTAGCCAGTGGATTTGCCAGCTCGTTCGTCTTTCTCATTACCGCGCGGTTTTTTGTGGGGGTGAGTCAATCGGCGTTGAGTCCGGCGGTATATTCTTTATTGGCCGATTACTTTCCACACGAAAAAAGAGCCCGGGTTTTCTCGCTGTATGCCTCAGGTATTTTTGTTGGAGTAGGTTTGTCGTTTTTGATTGGAGGCTCAGTTGCGGAATTATACGATTGGCGGGTTGCTATGAAAACGGTAGGCTGGCCAGGAGTTTTATTATTCGTGATTGGGTTTTTGTTGATTCGGGAACCAGTCCGAAAGTCAGATAAGGGAGGCCGCAAATCAGCTGATTTCTTCAAAGTCCTGAAATACATCCTTCAAAAGAAAACCGTTCGCTACCATCTGGCAGGATTCTCCCTATTGGCACTCAGTGGCTATACCATTTTGGCTTTCATCGGAACCGTGCTGAATGACACTTTTGAAATGCCGTCGCTGATTTCCCAATATGGCTGGTTTATGTTTGCAACGGGACTAAGCGTAAATGCTTCCGGTTGGCTGGCTGATTTTTTCGCCAAAAAAGGGGGTCCCGAAAAACGGTTTGTGATGGGAATCGTAGCCGCACTGGGCGGACTTCCATTATACTATTTCGGGTTGATGACAGAGTCAGCAATAGTAGCCTTCTTCTTGATCGGCATAGCGAATGTGATTTCTTCCTCCTATAACGGAGTGGCAGCTGCACTCATTCAGTATTTTGTGAAATCAGATATGCGGGGCATGGCCGGCGCAGCTTATTTATTTGTGGTGAGTATTGTGGGATTTGGAATCGGCCCGCCCATAACCGGCTGGATGATTGACCATGTGTTTACCGGCGTTTATGGACCTTCCAAGGCTTTGTTGCTGGTATTCACCGTATGTGGAATTTTGGCTACGTTCTTCTTTTTGAAAGCGATGCAGCACTATTCTGAAGATGCGATAAAAGAATAA